From Bacillus sp. Bos-x628, the proteins below share one genomic window:
- the asnS gene encoding asparagine--tRNA ligase produces the protein MKSTINQVYKHVDEEVTIGAWIANKRSSGKIAFLQLRDGTGFIQGVVVKTEVEEDVFQLAKSVTQETSVYVTGQVTKDERSPFGFELQVKSIEVIHEAKNYPITPKEHGTEFLMDHRHLWLRSKKQHAMMKIRNEIIRATYEFFHQEGFVKVDPPILTGSAPEGTTELFATKYFDEDAYLSQSGQLYMEAAAMALGKVFSFGPTFRAEKSKTKRHLIEFWMIEPEMAFVEFNENLEYQEKYVSHIVQSVLENCKVELHTLGRDTEKLEKIKAPFPRITYDEAIKFLQDKGFNDIEWGDDFGAPHETAIAESYDKPVFITHYPTSLKPFYMQPAPDRDDVVLCADLIAPEGYGEIIGGSERIHDLDLLEARLKEHGLDQETYKWYTELRQYGSVPHSGFGLGLERTVAWISGAPHVRETIPFPRLLNRLYP, from the coding sequence TTGAAATCAACCATTAATCAAGTATATAAACACGTCGATGAAGAAGTGACAATCGGCGCATGGATTGCCAATAAACGATCTAGCGGAAAAATTGCATTCTTGCAGCTGCGTGACGGGACAGGCTTTATTCAAGGAGTCGTTGTGAAAACAGAGGTTGAAGAGGATGTCTTTCAGCTTGCGAAATCCGTCACACAAGAAACATCTGTATATGTGACGGGACAAGTCACAAAAGATGAGCGTTCACCATTTGGTTTCGAGTTGCAAGTAAAATCCATTGAGGTGATCCACGAAGCAAAGAATTATCCAATTACACCAAAAGAACATGGAACAGAGTTCTTAATGGATCATCGACATCTTTGGCTGCGTTCGAAAAAACAGCATGCCATGATGAAAATCCGGAACGAAATTATTCGTGCTACATATGAGTTTTTCCATCAGGAGGGCTTTGTCAAGGTTGATCCGCCAATTTTAACAGGAAGTGCTCCAGAAGGAACAACTGAGCTGTTCGCAACCAAATATTTTGATGAGGATGCTTATTTGTCGCAAAGTGGGCAACTTTATATGGAAGCTGCTGCAATGGCACTAGGAAAAGTATTTTCATTTGGTCCAACATTTAGAGCTGAAAAATCTAAAACAAAACGTCATTTAATCGAATTTTGGATGATTGAGCCGGAGATGGCCTTTGTTGAATTTAATGAAAACCTTGAATATCAAGAAAAATACGTTTCTCACATTGTACAAAGTGTGCTAGAAAATTGTAAAGTTGAACTGCATACACTTGGCCGTGATACTGAAAAATTAGAAAAGATTAAAGCACCATTCCCACGCATCACGTATGATGAAGCCATTAAATTCTTGCAGGATAAAGGATTTAATGACATTGAATGGGGAGATGACTTTGGTGCACCTCATGAAACAGCAATCGCTGAAAGTTATGATAAACCAGTGTTCATTACACATTACCCAACATCATTAAAACCGTTTTATATGCAGCCTGCGCCAGATCGTGATGACGTGGTGCTTTGTGCAGACTTAATTGCACCAGAAGGTTACGGTGAAATTATCGGCGGTTCTGAGCGTATTCATGATTTAGATTTGCTAGAAGCAAGATTAAAAGAGCACGGATTAGATCAAGAAACATACAAATGGTACACAGAATTAAGACAATATGGGTCTGTACCGCATTCAGGTTTCGGTCTTGGACTTGAACGAACAGTCGCATGGATTAGTGGAGCACCGCATGTACGTGAAACCATTCCATTCCCAAGATTATTAAACCGTTTATATCCATAA
- a CDS encoding DnaD domain-containing protein has protein sequence MNRQQFIEMQQKGSTSLPNLLIAHYEQLGLNETQMMVMLKIKMNEEQGVFFQTFEELSAGMTISAEECANMVQQLIQKGFISIQPFEDRSGIQHDRYSIEPLWGMLYDFLEAKQVKEKQMNHIEEEKSLYSLFEEEFGRPLSPLEGETLSIWMDQDHHDAAMIRLALREAVLSGKLNFRYIDRILFEWKKKGLKTAEEAKEHSQHFRSQRKPMQPKEDASSYKRQVPFYNWLEQ, from the coding sequence ATGAACAGGCAGCAATTTATTGAAATGCAGCAAAAGGGGTCAACTAGTTTACCTAATTTGTTAATTGCTCATTATGAGCAATTAGGACTAAATGAAACACAAATGATGGTGATGTTAAAAATTAAGATGAATGAAGAACAAGGCGTTTTCTTTCAAACGTTTGAAGAGCTTTCTGCTGGTATGACCATTTCAGCTGAAGAGTGTGCCAATATGGTTCAGCAGTTAATTCAAAAAGGGTTTATATCGATTCAACCATTTGAAGATCGGTCTGGTATTCAGCATGATCGATATTCGATAGAGCCTTTATGGGGCATGTTATACGACTTTCTAGAGGCAAAACAGGTCAAAGAAAAACAAATGAACCATATTGAAGAAGAAAAGTCTTTATATTCATTATTTGAAGAGGAGTTTGGAAGACCGCTCTCTCCACTTGAAGGAGAAACACTTTCGATCTGGATGGATCAAGACCATCATGATGCCGCGATGATTCGTTTAGCCCTAAGAGAAGCGGTCTTATCAGGAAAATTAAATTTTCGCTATATAGACCGAATTTTATTTGAATGGAAAAAGAAAGGGCTGAAAACAGCTGAAGAAGCGAAAGAGCATAGCCAGCATTTCCGTTCACAGCGAAAACCAATGCAACCCAAAGAAGATGCTTCATCTTATAAACGACAAGTTCCTTTTTATAATTGGCTGGAACAATAA
- the nth gene encoding endonuclease III, which produces MLSKKQINECLEVIGEMFPEAECELVHSNPFELVIAVLLSAQCTDVLVNKVTKTLFQKYKTPEDYLSVPLEELQQDIRSIGLYRNKAKNIQKLSEMLIEEYGGEVPKDRDELVKLPGVGRKTANVVVSVAFGIPAIAVDTHVERVSKRLGICRWKDSVLEVEQTLMKKVPKEDWSVTHHRLIFFGRYHCKAQRPQCESCPLLDMCREGQKRLKKGLVKLA; this is translated from the coding sequence ATGTTATCAAAAAAACAAATCAATGAGTGTTTAGAAGTCATAGGAGAAATGTTTCCGGAGGCTGAGTGTGAGCTTGTTCATTCTAACCCATTTGAACTTGTGATCGCCGTTTTACTATCGGCTCAATGTACAGATGTTCTTGTGAACAAAGTGACGAAAACACTTTTTCAAAAATATAAAACACCAGAAGACTATTTAAGTGTCCCTCTTGAAGAATTACAGCAAGATATTCGCTCGATCGGTCTTTACCGTAATAAAGCTAAAAACATCCAAAAATTAAGCGAAATGCTCATTGAAGAATATGGCGGTGAAGTGCCGAAAGACAGGGATGAGCTTGTAAAGCTTCCTGGTGTTGGTCGAAAAACAGCAAATGTCGTTGTGTCAGTTGCTTTCGGAATTCCGGCAATTGCTGTAGACACCCATGTAGAGCGTGTCAGCAAACGGCTTGGTATTTGCCGTTGGAAGGACTCTGTACTCGAAGTAGAGCAGACGTTGATGAAGAAAGTACCAAAAGAAGATTGGTCAGTGACACATCATCGTTTAATTTTTTTTGGCAGATATCATTGCAAAGCGCAGCGGCCGCAATGTGAATCCTGTCCGCTTCTTGATATGTGTAGAGAAGGACAGAAGAGGCTAAAAAAAGGGTTGGTGAAGCTGGCATGA